In Corylus avellana chromosome ca2, CavTom2PMs-1.0, the following proteins share a genomic window:
- the LOC132170086 gene encoding F-box/FBD/LRR-repeat protein At5g56420-like has protein sequence METTSVIQKSQKKKQKLNEEEDIDETSKNLGNLPEEILRHILSFLPTKDAVGTSLLSKRWDYLWDSIPNLDFNLYGILRGKRKSKRTLFMNFVDRVLCLRDSYDIKRFALCCDVTDELHDASRVHMWISVAIKHNVQDLNINLEIFNGEFSLPYCLFTCETLISLHLDMSGILKLPTTICFSNLKVLTMENVTFSDEYLTQQFFSGLPVLEKLKLYICGWRNLKVVRISSPKLQFLSVVDFERPDWSNWEGCQVMISGVRLKEFHYRGLLFGEYCLYESFKLEKAEIDLHESQADAHDRMHKLLTGLSNVQFLKLSSEVVMVLIHAEELLTNMPTFNNLKDLELNGTSLDLDCEALLKILQSFPCLENLKILRDINLLSSCEEDDRILCPVPPCFLSHLKWIKVNRYDVDEKKLSAIKFLLKKAIVLEEVVISSVNVGGNLEKQLKACKEKETNSGSSNLKDLVTEDVLQSRDKKVTAPKETKARFKAEKNRWSLRVNCKLDVISLLSRTQSGLWVRFVDF, from the exons ATGGAGACTACTTCTGTTATCCAAAAAtcccaaaagaaaaagcagaaaCTGAATGAAGAAGAGGACATTGATGAGACCAGCAAAAACTTAGGAAACTTACCTGAGGAGATTCTTCGACACATCCTTTCCTTTCTTCCAACAAAAGATGCTGTTGGGACAAGCCTACTTTCTAAAAGGTGGGACTACCTATGGGATTCTATTCCCAATCTAGATTTTAACCTCTATGGAATCTTGCGTGGTAAGAGAAAGAGTAAGAGAAcgctttttatgaattttgtgGACAGGGTTCTCTGTCTTCGTGACTCCTATGATATAAAACGATTCGCTCTCTGTTGTGATGTCACTGATGAGTTACATGATGCATCTCGTGTTCATATGTGGATCTCTGTTGCAATAAAGCATAATGTTCAAGATTTGAATATTAATCTTGAAATCTTCAACGGAGAATTTTCACTGCCTTATTGCTTGTTTACTTGTGAGACACTCATAAGCTTACACCTTGATATGTCGGGTATACTCAAGCTTCCCACTACGATTTGTTTCTCCAATCTCAAGGTCTTGACTATGGAAAATGTTACATTTTCGGATGAGTACTTGACCCAGCAGTTTTTCTCTGGTCTGCCAGTCCTTGAGAAGTTGAAATTATACATTTGCGGCTGGAGGAATCTCAAGGTTGTGCGTATATCCTCTCCCAAGCTTCAATTTCTGAGCGTAGTGGACTTTGAGAGGCCAGATTGGAGTAATTGGGAAGGTTGTCAGGTTATGATTTCTGGAGTTCGGCTCAAAGAATTTCATTACAGGGGTCTTTTGTTTGGCGAATATTGCTTATATGAGTCATTCAAACTGGAAAAGGCAGAGATTGACTTACATGAGTCTCAAGCTGATGCCCATGATCGCATGCATAAGCTTCTTACTGGGCTCTCCAACGTGCAATTCCTAAAACTTTCCTCTGAAGTGGTTATG GTTTTGATACATGCAGAAGAACTCCTAACTAATATGCCTACGTTCAATAACCTGAAGGATTTGGAGTTGAATGGAACGTCACTTGATCTTGACTGTGAAGCACTGCTGAAGATATTGCAAAGTTTTCCTTGTCTtgagaatttgaaaattttgcgT GACATCAATCTGTTGTCAAGTTGTGAAGAAGATGATAGGATATTGTGTCCAGTGCCTCCATGTTTCTTGTCGCATCTCAAGTGGATTAAAGTCAATCGTTACGATGTAGATGAGAAGAAGCTTTCTGCCATAAAATTTTTGCTTAAGAAGGCAATTGTCTTGGAAGAAGTAGTTATATCTTCAGTGAATGTTGGAGGGAACTTAGAGAAGCAACTGAAGGCTT gcaaagaaaaagaaactaacaGTGGGTCTAGCAATCTCAAGGATCTGGTCACTGAGGACGTGCTTCAGTCAAGGGACAAGAAGGTGACTGCCCCCAAGGAGACCAAGGCCAGGTTCAAGGCTGAGAAGAACAGGTGGTCCTTAAGAGTCAATTGTAAATTAGATGTAATCTCTCTCCTCTCTCGAACACAGAGTGGGCTGTGGGTGAGGTTTGTTGATTTTTGA
- the LOC132172441 gene encoding F-box/LRR-repeat protein At4g14103-like isoform X1 produces METTCVIQKPQKKKQKLNEEEDIDGNSKSLGNLPEEILRHILSFLPTKDAVGTSLVSKRWEYLWASIPNLDFDMYSPAKKKRKRTLFMNFVDRVLCVRDSSVINRFTLCCDVLHDASRVNTWISAAVRHNVQMLDIKLDKFKGEFSLPYVLFTCKTLKSLHLCMPCMLKLPTAICFSNLKILTIKNVTFSDECLTEKLFSDLPALEELQLHGCSWGDLKVVRISVPNLHFLSVKDFERPDSRNGKGCQVRIVGARLEEFHYGGLMFNEYRLFVSFKLKKAKIGTRAKNTSEQSAHRMHKLLTRLSPVQFLILSSDVVKVLINAEELLTNMPTFNNVKDLELNGTPLDLDCEALLEILQCFPRLENLKILREINLSSSCEEDERILCPMPPCFLSHLKWIKVNCYNGDEKKLSVIKIFLKKAIALEEVVISLENLGWNLEKQLKACKQLMELSRASQNCKIVLEWHDYSTEKECRIVL; encoded by the exons ATGGAGACTACTTGTGTTATTCAaaaaccccaaaagaaaaagcagaaaCTGAATGAAGAAGAGGACATTGATGGGAACAGCAAAAGCTTAGGAAACTTACCTGAGGAGATTCTTCGACACATCCTTTCCTTTCTTCCAACAAAAGATGCTGTTGGGACAAGCCTAGTTTCTAAAAGGTGGGAATACCTTTGGGCTTCTATTCCCAATCTAGATTTTGACATGTACTCGCCTGCTAAGAAAAAGCGTAAGAGAAcgctttttatgaattttgtgGACAGGGTGCTCTGTGTTCGTGACTCCTCTGTTATAAATCGATTCACTCTCTGTTGTGACGTGCTACATGATGCATCTCGTGTTAATACGTGGATCTCTGCGGCAGTAAGGCATAATGTTCAAATGTTGGATATTAAGCTTGACAAGTTCAAAGGAGAATTTTCACTGCCTTATGTTTTGTTTACTTGTAAGACACTAAAAAGCTTGCACCTTTGTATGCCCTGTATGCTCAAGCTTCCCACTGCAATTTGTTTCTCCAATCTAAAGATCTTGACTATCAAAAATGTTACATTTTCGGATGAGTGCTTGACCGAGAAGCTTTTCTCTGATTTGCCAGCCCTTGAGGAGTTGCAATTACACGGTTGCAGCTGGGGGGATCTCAAGGTTGTGCGTATTTCTGTTCCCAATCTTCATTTTCTGAGCGTAAAAGACTTTGAGAGACCAGATTCGAGAAATGGGAAAGGTTGTCAGGTTAGGATTGTTGGAGCTCGACTCGAAGAATTTCATTATGGTGGTCTTATGTTTAACGAATATCGCTTATTTGTGTCATTCAAACTGAAAAAGGCAAAGATTGGTACTCGAGCTAAAAACACTTCAGAACAAAGTGCCCATCGCATGCATAAGCTTCTTACACGGCTCTCCCCCGTACAATTCCTAATACTTTCCTCTGATGTGGttaag GTTTTGATAAATGCAGAAGAACTCCTAACTAATATGCCTACGTTCAATAACGTGAAGGATTTGGAGTTGAATGGAACGCCACTAGATCTTGACTGTGAAGCACTGCTGGAGATATTGCAATGTTTTCCTCGtcttgaaaatttgaaaattttgcgG GAGATCAATCTGTCGTCAAGTTGTGAAGAAGATGAAAGGATATTGTGTCCAATGCCTCCATGTTTTTTGTCGCATCTCAAGTGGATTAAAGTCAATTGTTATAAtggagatgagaagaagcttTCTGTCATAAAAATTTTTCTCAAGAAGGCAATTGCCTTGGAAGAAGTAGTTATATCTTTAGAGAATCTTGGATGGAACTTAGAGAAGCAATTGAAGGCTTGTAAACAACTTATGGAGCTTTCTAGAGCGtcacaaaattgtaaaattgttttggaATGGCATGATTATTCCACTGAAAAAGAATGTAGGATTGTTTTGTAA
- the LOC132171274 gene encoding F-box/LRR-repeat protein At3g26922-like: METTCVIPKPRLNEEEDIDGNSKSLGKLPEEVLRHILSFLPIEDAARTSVLSKRWEYLWASIPNLDFLLLRSAKRDITLFMNFVDRVLSLRKSSVIKRFTLCCYVILDASRVSTWISATVRHKVQELRIELHDCKGVFSLPYCLFTCETLISLHLDMPCILKLPTTICFSNLKILTIENVTFSDEYLTQQFFSGLPVLENLKLCRCGWGHLKVMRISSPKLHFLSIVESHVQTSSFKDGCRVIIVGGSLKEFHYNGCLFNDYCLHESFSLEKAEIDTFILDKSKKNGYRMYKLLSSLSNVKFLKLSNGVLEVLIYATKLLPRMPMFNNLVSLLFDGLSVDLDSEALLNILQRSPCLEKLEFLAGIALSSNCEEDDWVLDPVPSCFLSHLKYIKVDTHDGNKEEFSAIKILLKNSLVLEEMVMTCTEYTWSFDEFEHFFSNVEKNLEKHSNLRKQLEELPRGSQNYSLRFYKSFLKKYWGYRGTV; encoded by the exons ATGGAGACAACTTGTGTAATTCCAAAACCCCGACTGAATGAAGAAGAGGACATTGATGGGAACAGCAAGAGCTTAGGTAAGTTACCTGAGGAGGTTCTTCGACACATCCTTTCCTTTCTTCCAATAGAAGACGCTGCTAGGACAAGCGTACTTTCTAAAAGGTGGGAATACCTATGGGCTTCTATTCCCAATCTAGATTTTCTCCTGTTACGATCCGCAAAGCGTGATATAAcgctttttatgaattttgtgGATAGGGTGCTTAGTCTTCGTAAATCCTCTGTTATCAAACGATTCACTCTCTGTTGTTATGTGATACTTGATGCATCTCGTGTTAGTACGTGGATCTCTGCCACAGTAAGACATAAGGTTCAAGAGTTGCGTATTGAGCTTCACGATTGCAAAGGAGTATTTTCACTGCCTTATTGCTTGTTTACTTGTGAGACACTCATAAGCTTACACCTTGATATGCCCTGTATACTCAAGCTCCCGACAACGATTTGTTTCTCCAATCTCAAGATCTTGACTATTGAAAATGTTACATTTTCGGATGAATACTTGACCCAGCAGTTTTTCTCTGGTCTGCCAGTCCTTGAGAATTTGAAATTATGCCGTTGCGGCTGGGGGCATCTCAAGGTTATGCGTATATCCTCTCCCAAGCTTCATTTTCTGAGCATAGTTGAAAGTCATGTCCAAACTTCCAGTTTTAAGGATGGTTGTCGGGTTATAATTGTTGGAGGTAGCCTCAAAGAATTTCATTACAATGGTTGTCTGTTCAACGACTATTGCTTACATGAGTCATTCTCACTGGAAAAGGCAGAGATTGATACTTTCATCCTTGATAAATCAAAAAAGAATGGTTATCGCATGTATAAGCTTCTTTCCAGCCTCTCCAACGTAAAATTCCTAAAACTTTCCAACGGGGTGCTTGAG GTTTTGATATATGCAACAAAACTCCTACCTCGTATGCCTATGTTTAATAACCTGGTCAGTTTGTTGTTCGATGGACTGTCAGTAGATCTTGACAGTGAGGCACTCCTGAATATATTGCAAAGATCTCCTTGTCTTGAGAAACTGGAATTTTTGGCG GGTATCGCACTGTCCTCAAATTGTGAGGAAGATGATTGGGTATTGGACCCAGTGCCTTCATGTTTCTTGTCACATCTAAAGTACATTAAAGTTGATACGCATGATGGAAATAAGGAGGAGTTTTCTGCAATAAAGATTTTGCTCAAAAATTCACTTGTCTTGGAAGAAATGGTTATGACTTGCACGGAGTATACATGGAGCTTTGACGAGTTTGAGCATTTTTTTTCGAACGTAGAGAAGAACCTAGAGAAGCACAGCAACCTCCGCAAACAGTTGGAAGAGCTCCCTAGAGGGTCACAAAATT ACTCACTTCGGTTCTACAAAAGTTTTCTGAAGAAGTATTGGGGATATAGGGGAACCGTCTGA
- the LOC132172441 gene encoding F-box/FBD/LRR-repeat protein At2g04230-like isoform X2, protein METTCVIQKPQKKKQKLNEEEDIDGNSKSLGNLPEEILRHILSFLPTKDAVGTSLVSKRVLCVRDSSVINRFTLCCDVLHDASRVNTWISAAVRHNVQMLDIKLDKFKGEFSLPYVLFTCKTLKSLHLCMPCMLKLPTAICFSNLKILTIKNVTFSDECLTEKLFSDLPALEELQLHGCSWGDLKVVRISVPNLHFLSVKDFERPDSRNGKGCQVRIVGARLEEFHYGGLMFNEYRLFVSFKLKKAKIGTRAKNTSEQSAHRMHKLLTRLSPVQFLILSSDVVKVLINAEELLTNMPTFNNVKDLELNGTPLDLDCEALLEILQCFPRLENLKILREINLSSSCEEDERILCPMPPCFLSHLKWIKVNCYNGDEKKLSVIKIFLKKAIALEEVVISLENLGWNLEKQLKACKQLMELSRASQNCKIVLEWHDYSTEKECRIVL, encoded by the exons ATGGAGACTACTTGTGTTATTCAaaaaccccaaaagaaaaagcagaaaCTGAATGAAGAAGAGGACATTGATGGGAACAGCAAAAGCTTAGGAAACTTACCTGAGGAGATTCTTCGACACATCCTTTCCTTTCTTCCAACAAAAGATGCTGTTGGGACAAGCCTAGTTTCTAAAAG GGTGCTCTGTGTTCGTGACTCCTCTGTTATAAATCGATTCACTCTCTGTTGTGACGTGCTACATGATGCATCTCGTGTTAATACGTGGATCTCTGCGGCAGTAAGGCATAATGTTCAAATGTTGGATATTAAGCTTGACAAGTTCAAAGGAGAATTTTCACTGCCTTATGTTTTGTTTACTTGTAAGACACTAAAAAGCTTGCACCTTTGTATGCCCTGTATGCTCAAGCTTCCCACTGCAATTTGTTTCTCCAATCTAAAGATCTTGACTATCAAAAATGTTACATTTTCGGATGAGTGCTTGACCGAGAAGCTTTTCTCTGATTTGCCAGCCCTTGAGGAGTTGCAATTACACGGTTGCAGCTGGGGGGATCTCAAGGTTGTGCGTATTTCTGTTCCCAATCTTCATTTTCTGAGCGTAAAAGACTTTGAGAGACCAGATTCGAGAAATGGGAAAGGTTGTCAGGTTAGGATTGTTGGAGCTCGACTCGAAGAATTTCATTATGGTGGTCTTATGTTTAACGAATATCGCTTATTTGTGTCATTCAAACTGAAAAAGGCAAAGATTGGTACTCGAGCTAAAAACACTTCAGAACAAAGTGCCCATCGCATGCATAAGCTTCTTACACGGCTCTCCCCCGTACAATTCCTAATACTTTCCTCTGATGTGGttaag GTTTTGATAAATGCAGAAGAACTCCTAACTAATATGCCTACGTTCAATAACGTGAAGGATTTGGAGTTGAATGGAACGCCACTAGATCTTGACTGTGAAGCACTGCTGGAGATATTGCAATGTTTTCCTCGtcttgaaaatttgaaaattttgcgG GAGATCAATCTGTCGTCAAGTTGTGAAGAAGATGAAAGGATATTGTGTCCAATGCCTCCATGTTTTTTGTCGCATCTCAAGTGGATTAAAGTCAATTGTTATAAtggagatgagaagaagcttTCTGTCATAAAAATTTTTCTCAAGAAGGCAATTGCCTTGGAAGAAGTAGTTATATCTTTAGAGAATCTTGGATGGAACTTAGAGAAGCAATTGAAGGCTTGTAAACAACTTATGGAGCTTTCTAGAGCGtcacaaaattgtaaaattgttttggaATGGCATGATTATTCCACTGAAAAAGAATGTAGGATTGTTTTGTAA